A single Agrococcus sp. ARC_14 DNA region contains:
- a CDS encoding Type 1 glutamine amidotransferase-like domain-containing protein, translated as MKLLLTSGGVTNPSIREALVGMLGKPIEQSDALFIPTAQHGHPLCSPASIWRAITGEGLCDLGWRSVGILELTAVPSTGEERWASWVREADVLLVDGGEATYLCHWMRESGLADLLPTLQETVWVGVSAGSMVMTPRIGDSFVEWQGTQHGDETLGVVDFSIFPHLDYPGWPDNTLDSARRWATGIPGAAYAIDDQTAIAVVDGVVEVISAGHWELLGAG; from the coding sequence ATGAAGCTCCTGCTCACCTCCGGCGGCGTCACGAATCCGAGCATCCGCGAAGCCCTCGTCGGCATGCTGGGCAAGCCGATCGAGCAGTCGGACGCCCTGTTCATCCCCACGGCGCAGCACGGACATCCCCTGTGCTCCCCAGCGTCGATCTGGCGTGCCATCACCGGCGAGGGGCTGTGCGATCTGGGATGGCGATCCGTCGGAATCCTCGAGCTCACCGCCGTGCCCAGCACCGGCGAGGAGCGGTGGGCCTCGTGGGTCCGGGAGGCAGACGTGCTCCTGGTCGATGGCGGCGAAGCGACCTACCTCTGTCATTGGATGCGGGAGTCCGGCCTCGCGGATCTGCTGCCGACGCTGCAGGAGACCGTGTGGGTCGGCGTGAGCGCAGGCAGCATGGTGATGACCCCGCGGATCGGGGACAGCTTCGTCGAGTGGCAGGGGACGCAGCACGGTGACGAGACGCTTGGGGTCGTCGACTTCTCGATCTTCCCCCACCTGGACTATCCGGGCTGGCCAGACAACACGCTCGACAGCGCACGCCGGTGGGCCACGGGCATCCCCGGGGCGGCCTACGCGATCGACGACCAGACGGCGATCGCGGTCGTCGACGGCGTCGTCGAGGTGATCTCTGCAGGGCACTGGGAGCTGCTCGGCGCCGGGTGA
- a CDS encoding ACP S-malonyltransferase, with product MIVIVAPGQGSQKPGFLTPWLERPGVPERLASLSDAAGVDLVEHGTVSDADTIRDTLIAQPLIVAAGILTLDALGDRAALAAGVAGHSVGEITAAVAAGVLSAEDAMALVGERARAMADAAAQTPTGMAAVLGADEALLEARLAELGLHPANYNGGGQIVVAGALDALAALAEAPPERARVIPLQTAGAFHTDYMAPAVERFRSKAASTTTTDPSTTLWTNRDGSAIASGTEFLELVVGQVSSPVRWDLCMAAFADAGVTGIVELAPAGALTGLAKRGLRGVPSVGVTTPDDLEAAVALLESGAAS from the coding sequence GTGATCGTCATCGTTGCTCCCGGCCAGGGCTCGCAGAAGCCGGGCTTCCTCACTCCGTGGCTCGAACGCCCCGGCGTCCCAGAGCGGCTCGCATCGCTCAGCGATGCCGCCGGCGTCGACCTCGTCGAGCACGGCACTGTCTCGGATGCCGACACGATCCGCGACACGCTCATCGCCCAGCCGCTCATCGTCGCCGCAGGCATCCTCACCCTCGACGCGCTGGGTGATCGGGCCGCGCTCGCTGCCGGCGTCGCAGGCCACTCCGTCGGCGAGATCACGGCGGCCGTCGCGGCGGGCGTGCTCTCGGCAGAGGACGCGATGGCGCTCGTGGGCGAGCGCGCACGGGCGATGGCGGATGCGGCGGCGCAGACGCCGACGGGCATGGCAGCGGTGCTGGGTGCCGACGAGGCGCTCCTCGAGGCACGCCTGGCCGAGCTCGGCCTGCACCCCGCCAACTACAACGGCGGCGGGCAGATCGTCGTCGCCGGTGCGCTGGATGCGCTCGCAGCGCTCGCCGAGGCCCCACCGGAGCGAGCGCGGGTCATCCCGCTGCAGACCGCCGGTGCCTTCCACACCGACTACATGGCCCCCGCGGTGGAGCGCTTCCGCTCCAAGGCCGCGAGCACGACGACGACCGACCCGAGCACGACGCTCTGGACCAACAGGGATGGCAGCGCCATCGCATCCGGCACCGAGTTCCTCGAGCTCGTCGTCGGCCAGGTCTCCAGCCCCGTGCGCTGGGACCTGTGCATGGCGGCGTTCGCGGATGCGGGCGTGACGGGCATCGTGGAGCTCGCCCCCGCTGGCGCACTCACGGGCCTCGCCAAGCGCGGCCTGCGCGGTGTGCCCTCGGTCGGCGTCACCACCCCTGACGACCTTGAGGCAGCCGTCGCGCTGCTGGAGAGCGGAGCAGCATCATGA
- a CDS encoding peroxiredoxin: protein MALQIGDEAPDFTLIDHTGEAITLSELRGRPVVLVFYPAAFTGRCTGELCSIRDELADFEGANALVFGISVDTAASLGVFHEQEGLTFPLLSDFWPHGAVAQAYDAFLPERGVATRATYVIDSDGRIAGHFRVSPSESRDMAAYKEALAQLA from the coding sequence ATGGCACTGCAGATCGGCGACGAGGCACCCGACTTCACGCTCATCGACCACACCGGCGAAGCGATCACGCTCTCCGAGCTCAGGGGGCGGCCCGTCGTGCTCGTCTTCTACCCGGCGGCCTTCACGGGCCGCTGCACGGGCGAGTTGTGCTCGATCCGCGACGAGCTGGCCGACTTCGAGGGCGCGAACGCGCTGGTGTTCGGCATCTCGGTCGACACCGCGGCGTCGCTGGGCGTCTTCCACGAGCAGGAGGGCCTGACCTTCCCGCTGCTGAGCGACTTCTGGCCGCACGGCGCGGTCGCGCAGGCGTACGACGCCTTCCTGCCGGAGCGCGGCGTCGCGACGCGCGCCACCTACGTGATCGACAGCGACGGCCGGATCGCGGGGCACTTCCGCGTCAGCCCATCCGAATCGCGTGACATGGCTGCCTACAAGGAGGCGCTCGCGCAGCTGGCGTGA
- a CDS encoding hexose kinase codes for MILTLTLNPSIDRTVTLDAPLERGTVHRASAASVTVAAGKGVNVTRVLRAAGVPSRAIVPAGADDPFTAMLAADGVDAVLVPVDAAVRTNLALTEPDGTTTKVNEPGAALAERSIAATLDAVRTHAVGADWLVIAGSVPAGAGPEIVVETMRVARAANPGIRIAVDTSGAPLMATVAAGGVDLAKPNDEELEELLGLSHGAIDSTDAAAAAATALVGLGVGSVLLTLGGDGAVLADADGVLHASPPPTTVRSTVGAGDASLAGWLIADARGDDAAGRLRQAVAHGSAAAAMPGTGFPTPADADAARVAVTDLPAHAADPQEH; via the coding sequence ATGATCCTCACGCTCACGCTCAACCCATCCATCGACCGCACCGTCACGCTCGACGCACCGCTCGAGCGCGGGACCGTGCACCGCGCCTCCGCGGCTTCGGTCACCGTGGCAGCAGGCAAGGGCGTCAACGTGACCAGAGTGCTGCGCGCCGCGGGTGTGCCCAGCCGCGCGATCGTGCCGGCCGGTGCCGACGACCCCTTCACCGCGATGCTGGCCGCCGACGGCGTCGACGCCGTGCTGGTGCCGGTCGACGCCGCGGTGCGCACGAACCTCGCGCTCACCGAGCCCGACGGCACGACCACGAAGGTCAACGAGCCGGGCGCCGCGCTCGCCGAGCGCTCGATCGCCGCGACGCTCGACGCCGTGCGCACGCATGCGGTCGGCGCCGATTGGCTCGTGATCGCGGGCTCCGTGCCTGCGGGAGCCGGCCCCGAGATCGTGGTCGAGACGATGCGCGTCGCGCGCGCTGCCAACCCGGGGATCCGCATCGCCGTGGACACCTCCGGCGCGCCGCTCATGGCTACCGTCGCCGCCGGCGGCGTCGACCTGGCGAAGCCCAACGACGAGGAGCTCGAGGAGCTGCTGGGCCTCAGCCACGGTGCCATCGACAGCACGGACGCGGCCGCAGCGGCCGCCACGGCCCTCGTCGGCCTCGGCGTCGGCAGCGTGCTGCTCACGCTCGGCGGCGACGGCGCCGTCCTCGCCGACGCTGACGGCGTGCTCCACGCGTCGCCGCCGCCGACCACCGTGCGCTCCACCGTGGGCGCCGGCGACGCGAGCCTCGCGGGCTGGCTGATCGCCGACGCGCGCGGTGACGACGCCGCTGGCCGTCTGCGCCAGGCCGTCGCGCACGGCTCCGCTGCCGCCGCCATGCCGGGCACCGGCTTCCCCACCCCCGCCGACGCCGACGCCGCGCGCGTCGCCGTCACCGACCTCCCGGCTCACGCCGCCGATCCCCAGGAGCACTGA
- a CDS encoding fructose-specific PTS transporter subunit EIIC: MPQIITPDLVLLDADLGADKEAVIRALAARAASTDRVADGEGLAAAVLEREALTPTGMGAGIAIPHCKSAAVRQPSLAFARLEPAVEFGAPDGPADLVFMIMAPDGAAETHLAVLSRLAGSLIDEQFTGALRGAASAEEVVALVEGVVADTEDVDEEPIAEGARSIVAVTACPTGIAHTYMAADALKAAGERAGVRVTVETQGSSGTKRLDPELIAAADAVVFAVDVDVRERGRFAGKPFVQVPVKRGIDSPDALIQEALGHADDPAGPRVAGDASAPSAPQPTAGSLGGVVKRALLTGVSYMIPFVAGGGLLIALGFLLGGFDITDVRDAVIVENSLWNLPEGGLLIYLGAVFSSIGNASMAFLVPALAGYIAYAIADRPGIAPGFVAGAVALLMSAGFIGGLVGGLLAGLAAWWIGTWRVPAWMRGLMPVVIIPLLASIFASGLMVMLLGGPIAALMAGLTNWLGSLTGAAVVLLGLLLGTMMAVDLGGPINKVAYGFAVAGLGAGSPENPAPWMIMAAVMAAGMVPPLGMALASALDRRLFTPAERENGKAAWLLGASFISEGAIPFAAADPLRVIPASILGAATTGAISMAAGVTSQAPHGGFFVFFAIGNLLMFTVAIVAGTIVTGLAVIALKRWTRRTPIAAEAEPALAAA; encoded by the coding sequence ATGCCCCAGATCATCACCCCCGACCTCGTCCTCCTCGACGCCGACCTCGGCGCCGACAAGGAGGCCGTCATCCGCGCGCTCGCGGCCCGCGCCGCATCGACCGACCGGGTCGCCGACGGCGAAGGGCTGGCCGCAGCCGTGCTCGAGCGGGAGGCGCTGACGCCGACCGGCATGGGCGCGGGCATCGCCATCCCGCACTGCAAGTCGGCGGCCGTGCGCCAGCCCAGCCTCGCCTTCGCGCGGCTGGAGCCGGCCGTGGAGTTCGGGGCGCCGGATGGCCCTGCCGATCTCGTCTTCATGATCATGGCGCCCGACGGCGCGGCCGAGACGCACCTCGCGGTGCTCTCTCGGCTCGCCGGCTCGCTCATCGACGAGCAGTTCACCGGCGCGCTGCGCGGAGCCGCAAGCGCCGAGGAGGTCGTCGCACTGGTCGAGGGCGTCGTCGCCGACACGGAGGACGTCGACGAGGAGCCGATCGCCGAGGGCGCGCGGAGCATCGTGGCCGTGACGGCCTGCCCGACCGGCATCGCGCACACCTACATGGCGGCGGATGCGCTGAAGGCGGCTGGTGAGCGCGCGGGCGTGCGCGTCACCGTCGAGACGCAGGGCTCGAGCGGCACGAAGCGCCTCGACCCCGAGCTCATCGCCGCGGCCGACGCGGTCGTGTTCGCCGTCGATGTCGATGTGCGGGAGCGCGGCCGCTTCGCCGGCAAGCCCTTCGTGCAGGTGCCGGTCAAGCGCGGCATCGACTCGCCCGACGCCCTCATCCAGGAGGCGCTCGGCCATGCCGACGACCCCGCCGGGCCCCGCGTCGCGGGCGACGCATCCGCCCCATCCGCCCCGCAGCCGACCGCGGGCTCACTGGGCGGCGTCGTGAAGCGTGCGCTGCTGACGGGCGTGAGCTACATGATCCCGTTCGTCGCCGGCGGCGGCCTGCTCATCGCCCTCGGCTTCCTGCTGGGCGGCTTCGACATCACCGACGTCCGCGACGCGGTCATCGTCGAGAACTCGCTGTGGAACCTGCCGGAGGGCGGCCTGCTGATCTATCTCGGCGCGGTGTTCTCATCGATCGGCAACGCGTCGATGGCCTTCCTGGTGCCGGCGCTCGCCGGCTACATCGCCTACGCGATCGCCGACCGACCGGGCATCGCGCCCGGCTTCGTCGCCGGCGCCGTCGCGCTGCTCATGAGCGCGGGCTTCATCGGCGGTCTCGTCGGTGGCCTGCTCGCCGGCCTCGCCGCCTGGTGGATCGGCACCTGGCGCGTGCCGGCCTGGATGCGCGGCCTCATGCCTGTCGTGATCATCCCGCTGCTGGCGTCGATCTTCGCCTCCGGACTGATGGTGATGCTGCTGGGCGGCCCGATCGCGGCGCTCATGGCCGGCCTCACCAACTGGCTTGGTTCGCTCACCGGCGCCGCCGTCGTGCTGCTCGGCCTGCTGCTGGGCACGATGATGGCGGTCGATCTCGGCGGCCCGATCAACAAGGTCGCGTATGGATTCGCGGTGGCGGGCCTCGGCGCCGGCTCGCCGGAGAACCCCGCGCCGTGGATGATCATGGCCGCCGTCATGGCTGCCGGCATGGTGCCGCCGCTGGGCATGGCCCTCGCCAGCGCGCTCGACCGACGACTGTTCACACCCGCGGAGCGCGAGAACGGCAAGGCCGCCTGGCTGCTCGGCGCATCCTTCATCTCGGAGGGCGCGATCCCGTTCGCCGCCGCCGACCCGCTGCGAGTCATCCCCGCGTCGATCCTCGGCGCTGCCACCACCGGCGCGATCTCGATGGCGGCGGGCGTGACGAGCCAGGCACCGCACGGCGGCTTCTTCGTCTTCTTCGCGATCGGCAACCTGCTGATGTTCACGGTCGCGATCGTGGCGGGCACCATCGTCACCGGCCTCGCCGTGATCGCGCTCAAGCGCTGGACGCGGCGCACCCCGATCGCTGCGGAAGCCGAGCCGGCGCTGGCGGCTGCCTGA
- the aceE gene encoding pyruvate dehydrogenase (acetyl-transferring), homodimeric type, with the protein MLNDQDPYSGHTNDADPSETAEWQESLDQLVAAHGPQRGREIMLSLLKRSKELHLGVPMVPTTDYLNTIAAEDEPEFPGDEQLERTYRRWIRWNAAIMVHRAQAPGIGVGGHISTYASSAALYEVGLNHFFRGQDAPGGGDQIFYQGHASPGMYARAFLEGRLSETQMDAFRQEKSKAPNGVPSYPHPRMMPDFWQFPTVSMGLGPINAIYQAQANRYLANRGIKDVADSQVWAFLGDGEMDEVESRGALQLAANDGLDNLNFVINANLQRLDGPVRGNGKIIQELESFFRGAGWNVIKVVWGREWDSLLANDNEGALRDLMNATPDGDYQTYKAESGLFVREHFFGRDPRTLEMVKHLSDDEIWAMKRGGHDYRKVYAAYKAAAEHKGQPTVIIAKTVKGYGLGKSFEGRNATHQMKKLTLDDLKSFRDVMQLDISDKQLEADPYRPPYWNPGSDSPELQYMVERRRELGGFTPERRAKHTIIPLPEAKTYDMPKRGSGKQEVATTMAFVRLLKDLLRDKGWGNRIVPIIPDEARTFGIDAFFPTAKIYSPQGQSYTSVDRDLLLKYREAPDGQIVHVGINEAGAMAAFTAAGTSYSTHGEPLIPIYVFYSMFGFQRTGDSIWAAADQMTRGFLIGATAGRTTLTGEGLQHADGHSPLIASTNPAVLAYDPAYGYEIAHITQMSLERMYGEDPENIITYLTVYNEPSVQPAEPEDVDVEGIRRGIHRVSTSDHHPIKAQLLGSGVALPWLHHAQELLGSDWGISADIWSVTSWSELRRDGLAADEHNFLNPQEPSKVPYVTQRLSEAEGPFVATTDYMRAVPDQIREWVPGDYATLGADGFGFSDTRAAARRFFTIDSHSVVVRTLDALAKQGKVPLGMVMQAIDKYSLHDVNAGQSGSGGGDA; encoded by the coding sequence GTGCTGAACGACCAGGACCCCTACTCGGGCCACACCAACGACGCAGACCCGAGCGAGACGGCGGAGTGGCAGGAGTCCCTCGACCAGCTGGTCGCGGCGCATGGGCCGCAGCGCGGCCGCGAGATCATGCTCAGTTTGCTGAAGCGCTCGAAGGAGCTGCACCTCGGCGTGCCGATGGTGCCGACCACCGACTACCTCAACACGATCGCCGCTGAGGACGAGCCCGAGTTCCCCGGCGACGAGCAGCTCGAGCGCACCTACCGCCGCTGGATCCGCTGGAACGCCGCGATCATGGTGCACCGCGCCCAGGCCCCCGGCATCGGCGTCGGCGGCCACATCTCGACCTACGCCTCCTCCGCCGCGCTCTACGAGGTCGGCCTCAACCACTTCTTCCGCGGCCAGGACGCCCCCGGCGGCGGCGACCAGATCTTCTACCAGGGCCACGCATCCCCCGGCATGTATGCCCGCGCCTTCCTCGAGGGTCGCCTGAGCGAGACGCAGATGGATGCGTTCCGACAGGAGAAGTCGAAGGCGCCCAACGGCGTCCCGTCCTACCCGCATCCGCGCATGATGCCGGACTTCTGGCAGTTCCCGACCGTCTCGATGGGCCTCGGGCCGATCAACGCGATCTATCAGGCGCAGGCGAACCGCTACCTCGCGAACCGCGGCATCAAGGATGTCGCCGACTCGCAGGTGTGGGCCTTCCTCGGCGACGGCGAGATGGATGAAGTCGAGTCGCGCGGCGCGCTGCAGCTCGCGGCGAACGACGGCCTCGACAACCTGAACTTCGTCATCAACGCCAACCTCCAGCGGCTCGACGGCCCGGTGCGCGGCAACGGCAAGATCATCCAGGAGCTCGAGTCGTTCTTCCGCGGCGCGGGCTGGAACGTCATCAAGGTCGTCTGGGGTCGCGAGTGGGACTCGCTGCTCGCCAACGACAACGAGGGCGCGCTCCGCGACCTGATGAACGCCACGCCCGACGGCGACTACCAGACCTACAAGGCGGAGTCCGGCCTGTTCGTGCGCGAGCACTTCTTCGGCCGCGACCCGCGCACGCTCGAGATGGTCAAGCACCTGAGCGACGACGAGATCTGGGCCATGAAGCGGGGCGGCCACGACTACCGCAAGGTCTACGCCGCCTACAAGGCAGCCGCTGAGCACAAGGGCCAGCCGACGGTCATCATCGCGAAGACGGTCAAGGGCTACGGCCTCGGCAAGAGCTTCGAGGGCCGCAACGCGACCCACCAGATGAAGAAGCTCACGCTCGACGACCTGAAGTCGTTCCGCGACGTCATGCAGCTCGACATCTCCGACAAGCAGCTCGAGGCCGACCCGTACCGCCCGCCCTACTGGAACCCGGGATCCGACTCGCCCGAGCTCCAGTACATGGTCGAGCGCCGTCGCGAGCTCGGCGGCTTCACGCCGGAGCGCCGCGCCAAGCACACGATCATCCCGCTGCCGGAGGCGAAGACCTACGACATGCCCAAGCGGGGCTCCGGCAAGCAGGAGGTCGCCACCACGATGGCGTTCGTCCGCCTGCTGAAGGATCTGCTGCGCGACAAGGGCTGGGGCAACCGCATCGTGCCGATCATCCCCGACGAGGCGCGCACCTTCGGCATCGACGCCTTCTTCCCGACGGCGAAGATCTACAGCCCGCAGGGCCAGAGCTACACCTCGGTCGACCGCGACCTGCTGCTGAAGTACCGCGAGGCGCCCGACGGCCAGATCGTGCACGTCGGCATCAACGAGGCCGGCGCGATGGCGGCCTTCACCGCCGCAGGCACGTCGTACTCGACGCACGGCGAGCCGCTCATCCCGATCTACGTCTTCTACTCGATGTTCGGTTTCCAGCGCACGGGCGACTCGATCTGGGCGGCCGCCGACCAGATGACGCGCGGCTTCCTCATCGGCGCGACCGCTGGCCGCACGACGCTGACGGGCGAGGGCCTGCAGCACGCCGACGGCCACTCGCCGCTCATCGCCTCGACCAACCCGGCCGTGCTCGCGTACGACCCGGCCTACGGTTACGAGATCGCGCACATCACGCAGATGAGCCTCGAGCGCATGTACGGCGAGGACCCCGAGAACATCATCACCTACCTCACCGTCTACAACGAGCCGAGCGTGCAGCCCGCAGAGCCCGAGGACGTCGACGTCGAGGGCATCCGCCGCGGCATCCACCGCGTCTCCACGAGCGACCACCACCCGATCAAGGCGCAGCTGCTCGGCTCCGGCGTCGCCCTGCCGTGGCTGCACCACGCGCAGGAGCTGCTCGGCAGCGACTGGGGCATCTCCGCCGACATCTGGTCGGTCACCTCCTGGAGCGAGCTGCGCCGCGACGGCCTCGCCGCCGACGAGCACAACTTCCTCAACCCGCAGGAGCCCTCGAAGGTGCCCTACGTCACCCAGCGCCTGTCGGAGGCCGAGGGGCCGTTCGTGGCCACGACCGACTACATGCGCGCCGTGCCGGACCAGATCCGGGAGTGGGTGCCCGGCGACTACGCGACGCTCGGTGCCGACGGCTTCGGCTTCTCCGACACGCGTGCCGCCGCCCGCCGCTTCTTCACGATCGACAGCCACTCGGTCGTCGTGCGCACGCTCGACGCGCTCGCGAAGCAGGGCAAGGTGCCGCTGGGCATGGTCATGCAGGCGATCGACAAGTACAGCCTCCACGACGTGAACGCGGGCCAGTCCGGCTCTGGCGGCGGCGACGCGTAG
- a CDS encoding beta-ketoacyl-ACP synthase III → MSRITSMQTRGGSRILSVGAARGDRLVPNDELVGPIDSSDEWIRQRTGIVTRARVSDGSEAVDLAETAAKEAIERAGIDGSQLDAVIVSTISNTVQTPSMASLLTERIGATPAPAFDISAACAGYAYGVAQADALVRSGMAEHVLVVGVEKLSDVVDPTDRSISFLLGDGAGAVVIGPSDEPGISPSVWGSDGSHWETIRMTNTLGSMRDGAAWPTLRQDGPTVFRWAVWEMAKKAREALDAAGIEPGDLAAFIPHQANMRIIDEFAKQLKLPDTVAIARDIETTGNTSAASIPLAMHRLLEEQPELSGGLALQIGFGAGLVYGAQVVVLP, encoded by the coding sequence ATGAGCAGGATCACCAGCATGCAGACGCGCGGCGGTTCGCGCATCCTCTCGGTGGGTGCCGCGCGCGGCGACCGCCTGGTGCCGAACGACGAGCTCGTCGGCCCGATCGACTCCTCTGACGAGTGGATCCGCCAGCGCACCGGCATCGTGACGCGCGCCCGAGTCTCCGACGGCAGCGAGGCTGTCGATCTCGCCGAGACCGCGGCGAAGGAGGCGATCGAGCGCGCGGGCATCGACGGTTCGCAGCTCGACGCGGTCATCGTCTCGACGATCAGCAACACCGTGCAGACGCCGTCGATGGCCTCCCTGCTCACCGAGCGCATCGGGGCGACGCCCGCTCCCGCCTTCGACATCTCCGCCGCCTGCGCCGGCTACGCCTACGGCGTCGCACAGGCTGACGCGCTCGTGCGCAGCGGCATGGCGGAGCACGTGCTCGTGGTGGGCGTCGAGAAGCTCTCGGACGTGGTCGACCCGACCGACCGCTCGATCAGCTTCCTGCTCGGCGACGGCGCGGGCGCCGTGGTGATCGGCCCCTCCGACGAGCCCGGCATCAGCCCATCCGTGTGGGGCTCCGACGGCTCCCACTGGGAGACCATCCGCATGACGAACACGCTCGGCTCGATGCGCGACGGCGCCGCGTGGCCGACGCTGCGGCAGGACGGCCCGACCGTGTTCCGCTGGGCCGTGTGGGAGATGGCGAAGAAGGCGCGCGAGGCGCTGGATGCCGCAGGGATCGAGCCCGGCGATCTCGCCGCCTTCATCCCCCACCAGGCCAACATGCGCATCATCGACGAGTTCGCGAAGCAGCTGAAGCTGCCCGACACCGTCGCCATCGCCCGCGACATCGAGACGACCGGCAACACATCCGCCGCGTCGATCCCGCTCGCCATGCACCGACTGCTCGAGGAGCAGCCGGAGCTCTCGGGCGGGCTCGCCCTGCAGATCGGCTTCGGCGCCGGGCTCGTGTACGGCGCCCAGGTCGTCGTGC
- a CDS encoding helix-turn-helix domain-containing protein: MSEQEELKTQQLAWLRRISGDLSTQVTRALDDRLPWYGTMPPSRRSAVGLVAQSGITSFIAWHEDPEAQPWIAADVFAAAPRELLRSVSLQQTLQLIRTVVSVFEERIADADPMMREPILRYSREIAFAAADVYARAAESRGLWDARLEALVVDSILTGEHDDELPSRSAALGWHGRGECAVLVGLAPRTLDVDIVRRKARHAGCDVLVGVQGTRLVVVIGRTAQSDAAADEPIEFLAIAAQLSDGFGEGHLVLGPTVASIVEAAGSAKAALAGFAVADAWRRTPRPVRADDLLPERALAGDPLARSELVRGIYQPLRDHSSDLLATLACYLDTGRSLEATARELFVHPNTVRYRLKRISEIIGWDATGAREALALHTAIILGSIHDASRDRSQRQATRHAPRGKGPVGG, encoded by the coding sequence CTGTCTGAGCAGGAAGAGCTCAAGACGCAGCAGCTCGCATGGCTGCGGCGCATCTCGGGCGACCTCTCGACCCAGGTGACGCGGGCGCTCGACGACCGCCTCCCCTGGTACGGCACGATGCCGCCGTCGCGGCGCAGCGCGGTGGGGCTGGTGGCGCAGTCGGGCATCACCTCCTTCATCGCCTGGCATGAGGACCCAGAGGCGCAGCCCTGGATCGCCGCCGACGTCTTCGCAGCGGCGCCCAGGGAGCTGCTGCGCAGCGTGAGCCTGCAGCAGACGCTGCAGCTCATCCGCACGGTCGTGTCTGTCTTCGAGGAGCGCATCGCCGACGCCGATCCGATGATGCGCGAGCCGATCCTGCGCTACTCGCGAGAGATCGCCTTCGCGGCCGCCGACGTCTACGCGCGGGCCGCAGAGTCGCGCGGCCTCTGGGATGCCCGGCTCGAGGCGCTGGTCGTCGACTCGATCCTCACGGGCGAGCACGACGATGAGCTGCCGAGCCGCTCGGCCGCGCTCGGCTGGCACGGCCGCGGCGAGTGCGCCGTGCTGGTGGGTCTGGCACCGCGCACGCTCGACGTCGACATCGTGCGCCGCAAGGCGAGGCATGCCGGATGCGACGTGCTGGTCGGGGTGCAGGGCACCCGGCTGGTCGTCGTGATCGGCCGCACCGCGCAGTCCGACGCTGCCGCCGACGAGCCGATCGAGTTCCTCGCCATCGCGGCGCAGCTCTCCGACGGCTTCGGCGAGGGGCACCTCGTGCTCGGCCCGACCGTGGCGAGCATCGTCGAGGCCGCGGGCAGCGCGAAGGCGGCGCTGGCCGGCTTCGCCGTCGCCGACGCCTGGCGTCGCACGCCGCGCCCGGTGCGCGCCGACGACCTGCTGCCCGAGCGCGCGCTGGCGGGCGACCCGCTCGCGCGCAGCGAGCTCGTGCGGGGCATCTACCAGCCGCTGCGCGACCACTCCAGCGACCTGCTCGCGACGCTCGCGTGCTACCTCGACACCGGCCGCTCGCTCGAGGCGACGGCGCGCGAGCTCTTCGTGCACCCCAACACGGTGCGCTACCGCCTCAAGCGCATCAGCGAGATCATCGGCTGGGATGCGACCGGCGCGCGCGAGGCGCTCGCCCTCCACACGGCGATCATCCTCGGCTCCATCCACGACGCCTCCCGCGACCGCTCGCAGCGACAGGCCACGCGCCATGCCCCTCGCGGCAAGGGCCCGGTGGGAGGATGA
- a CDS encoding Nif3-like dinuclear metal center hexameric protein: MTSVADVQLAVESLWPAATAEDWDAVGLVAGDPADPVRRILLAVDAVEATAAEAVERGADVLLVHHPLLLRGATSVAATTPAGRVITRLVRERIALLAAHTNADAVDRGTSGELASMLGLVDVSPIVVNRVDPEKGLGRVGELPQPVALGELVRRLAELVPAVAGGLRAAGHPSAQVRRVAICGGAGDSLLREPAVAGADVYITSDLRHHPASDARERHAAGEGPALIDVSHWASESLWLRPAAEQLRAALPGVEVEVSEIRTDPWDFAVPQEEQAWH, from the coding sequence ATGACCAGCGTCGCCGATGTGCAGCTGGCGGTGGAGTCGCTCTGGCCCGCCGCCACCGCAGAGGACTGGGATGCCGTCGGGCTCGTCGCGGGAGATCCCGCAGACCCCGTGCGCCGCATCCTGCTCGCCGTCGACGCTGTCGAGGCGACCGCGGCCGAGGCGGTCGAGCGCGGGGCCGACGTGCTGCTCGTGCACCACCCGCTGCTGCTGCGCGGCGCGACGAGCGTCGCGGCCACCACTCCCGCGGGGCGCGTCATCACCCGCCTCGTCCGTGAGCGCATCGCGCTGCTCGCCGCCCACACGAACGCAGATGCCGTCGATCGCGGCACGAGCGGCGAGCTCGCATCGATGCTCGGCCTCGTCGACGTCTCGCCCATCGTCGTCAACCGCGTCGACCCCGAGAAGGGCCTCGGCCGGGTCGGCGAGCTGCCGCAGCCTGTCGCCCTCGGCGAGCTCGTGCGGCGGCTCGCCGAGCTCGTGCCGGCTGTCGCGGGCGGCCTGCGAGCCGCGGGACACCCGAGCGCGCAGGTGCGCCGGGTCGCGATCTGCGGGGGAGCCGGCGACTCGCTGCTGCGCGAGCCGGCCGTCGCCGGCGCCGACGTCTACATCACGAGCGACCTGCGCCATCATCCGGCGTCGGATGCGCGCGAGCGGCACGCCGCAGGCGAGGGGCCAGCGCTCATCGACGTCTCCCACTGGGCGAGCGAGTCGCTCTGGCTGCGGCCGGCGGCCGAGCAGCTGCGCGCCGCGCTGCCGGGCGTCGAGGTCGAGGTGAGCGAGATCAGGACAGACCCATGGGACTTCGCGGTCCCGCAGGAGGAGCAGGCATGGCATTGA